The DNA sequence AATCTTTTTAATAAGCGCCTGGAGAGAATGTTCTTTTTACACAGCAAAAGAGAAGGCAGGACTATTATGGGCAGAACAACTTACGGCTCTCAACGGAAAAGAAATTGCGGAAGAAATATATCAGGAAGTGAGCAGTCAATTTTCAGAAACTGAGATGGTAGATCTAACGATGGCAATTATTGCAATTAACAGTTATAACAGAGTTAACATTGCGTTTGGAGCAGAAGTAGGCAGTTATCAGGTTCCAGAAAAAAATTAAATCAACCCCTATTTTGAAAAACGGAGTCCATACTTTTTGTATGGACTCCGTTTCTTATCTACTTACATTTAGCTGTCTTTAAATGTGTTTATTAATTTATCCAGATTCAGACTCCTTGCTGAAGCATCAAAAATTTCCCGGTAAGTCCCATTTTTCTGAACCAATTCACCATGCGTTCCGCTTTCAACCACCCTTCCTTTTTTCATGACATAGATCTTATCTGAATCTAATATCTGAGACAGGGAATGTGAAATAATGATTACCGTTCTTCCTTCTTTAATAGCATCAAGAGAGTTCTTGATCTGTTCTGTTGCAATGGCATCAAGACTTGCCGTTGGTTCATCCAGAAATATAATCGGGGGATTTTTTAAAAATAGCCTGGCGATAGCAATTCTTTGCTGCTGCCCTCCCGAAAGTTGAGTCGCATCATGATTATACTGATCAGGCAGATCAAGAATCTGATCATGCAGATAAGCTTTTCTTGCAGCATCCTGAATCTGATCAAAACTGGCATCCATATTTCCGTAACGGATATTATCTTCAATACTCCCCTGGAAGATATGGTTTCTTTGAAGTACAAGGCCTATATCATTCCTTAAAAATGTATTATCGAAATGATTTAAATTAACACCATCCAACAAAATCTCTCCGGAATCAGGCGGATAAAATTTACACAAAAGATTAATGATTGTTGATTTCCCGGCACCGCTTAATCCTACCAAAGCTGTGGTTTTCCCATTTTCAATTTTCATGGAAACATCATGTAAAGCCTTAGTTCCATTGGGATAAGTAAAATCTATATTTTTCAGTTCGAATGTCCCTTTAATTTCTTTTTCTACAAATGTCCCATTTTGTTCTTTTTCATCATCAGCGTTCAGGATATCAAAATAACCTTCAGCATAGATCATTGCATCATTCATATCATCATAAATACGGTGCAGCTGGCGGATCGGCGAAGAAACATTATTAAAAAGCATAATATGAAGCATAATGGCTCCAATGGTCATCTGTTGGTCTAAAACAAGATAAACGGTCAGTAAAATAATAAGAACAACTCCAAACTGCTCTATAAAAGTTTTTAAACCATCATAAATAAAATTGGTTTTTCTCGTGAACATCTGGCTTTCCATCAATTGCATCTGCAGGTCATATTGCTTTTTGCCTTCAAATTTCTCCCGTACGAAACTTTTAATAACCATTATGGAATTGATAAGATTCAGGAGGCCCGAAGTTTTCTGTTCCCGCTGATTCCTTAACTGACGCCGCACTCCCCCTAGTTTTCCAGCTTGCAGAGAACTGATGTAAAAATAGATAGGAACAATAATAGTAGAAACCATCCCCACATAGACATTCTGCATATACATAATAATCAATGCAATTATTGCATTAGAGAAAAGAGGCAAAATATCAATGAAAAAATTCTGAACAAGTTTGGTTAAACTTTCAATTCCCCGGTCAATCCTTATCTGTAGTTTACCGGATTCATGATTCTCATCATTAAAATAGGCAACCCGATATGTTAATATCTTATCAATAGCCGATTGTGCTAAAACAGAACTTACATTGATCCTGATCTTTTCGCCATAGAACTTTTGACCGAAATTGATGAAGATATTTAACAACTCCTTTCCTAATAAAATAATAGAAATGATAACCAATACATGGATTCCTTCCGACATTGGGTGTGGGAGGTGAGTCAGTTCAGTTACCTCATCTACCGTGTATTTCAGGACAAGTGGGTTAACCTGTGCGGCAAGCGCCCCTAAAAAAGTAAGAAACAATGTTCCGTAGATCATTAAACGATAAGGCCTGATAAACGGAATAAGTTGTTTGTATATTCCAAATAAGGTAATGGTTCTGTTAAAAGGTTTCGCCATAGATATAAGATCTTTAGTAAAATTAAAGCTTTTTTAAAACAATCCATAAAAAAAGCTGGTGTAAAACCAGCTTATCTTTTAGTAACATAAATTTTATTTTTAGTACCTCGTTTTTAAAACGATCTTTCCTAAATCCAGAAGTTCATCCTGATGAGTAAAATGAACATTTCCCTTTTTTGAAAATACTTCCCATGCAATAATTGACACAATATCATCAACAACCCCTTGTTCTTTGGAATCATCTGCATACCCAAATGTCCTCTCATCGATCATTTTTACGGGTTGTTCATAATCCTGATGCACAATCAACAGGTCTCCTCTACCATCCAATGCGGCCTGATAAATTTCCTGCAGGTCCGTAAGGACTGTTCCCTTGGAAACCGCCTCCTTAATTTCTTCTATAGCGAGAGCACGATTTTCTTTTTGTGTAGCCTTTATAATTTCATAAGCCTGTTCTACAATATGATGCTCCTCCGCAGACACATAATTTTTATGGTCATGGCCAATGTAAATTTTAGGTATATCTGCAACTTCAAGTAGTTTACTATAGTTATCTGCCGTACTGATGACAATAACATTTAAATCCGATTTCTTATGAATCTCAACAATCGATTTATCAATTCTGTTAAAATATTCCTTGATGTGATTGTCAATTTGTTTTGAATCACTCCTTACATCAGAATGGGTAATATAGAAAGGATTCTGCGGAAAAGGAAATCCTTCTTCCCTAACTTCTTTTATAATAGAGTCATTTAATGCTTCATACAGCTTTGTTCCACTTTGTGTTAATAATAGAATAAGATATTCCTCAGCCCTTACTGCAGCTTTAATAAGAGGTCTTACAGCAAATTTTTCATCCACTTCGGCAACGTTTCCTCTTGAAGCCCAGGTAGACTTTATAATTTCTTCCGTATCATTAGAGATAAAGATATGCAAGCTATCAAGATTATACTGATGATCCACTTTTGCTGCAACCTTTTCAAGCTTTTCCAGAACACCTGCTGCTGGTCTTTTACCGTATTCTTCAACTACCCGATTTTCAGCTTCTTTGATAAGATTTTTTAAAACAATTTCATCTTGTTGGTTTTCCGGGAATGTTCTGTGGGTGTTCAATGAAATACTTACACAAGGCTTATTTATTTCAGTTGCCAGTTTTTGTAATTTCTCCTGTAATGCCATATTTGTATTTTTAGTTAATTATTAAATTTAACAATTTATTTTATCACTTTAACAACATTAAATACAAAAACCAGACCTTTAAAACAATAAAAAATACATTTAAATAAGGATTATTAAAAATATGATATAAAACTAAGTATTGCCTTAAAAAAATACCATTTTTACTTTTATAACACTAAGAAATTACGCACAAATATTAACCTCATCAATTAATCGGTAATCTTACAGACTTTTTTCCTCCAATGCTATTGTGTAAATATCATATTGCAATTGTTATATTTTAAATACAACAATTAAAATATTTATTGTAGATTTGTTTCATCATTAAAAAATAATAAGATGGACGACAAACAAAAAGCTTTAGTAAAAGCTACCGTTCCTGTTTTAAAAACAAACGGTACAGACCTCACCAAACATTTTTATAAAAGGATGTTTCATCATAATCCTGAACTTAAAAATCTATTCAATATGAGCCACCAGGCCAGTGGCAAGCAACAAAATGCATTGGCCGGTGCAGTACTAGCCTACGCTGAACATATTGATAATCCCGTTGTACTGATCAATGCATTAAAATCAATTGGTAATAAACATGTGAGTTTAAATATAGCTCCGGAACAATATGATATTGTAGGTCTGCATCTGATCTCTTCAATCAAAGAAGTATTAGGAGATGCTGCCACAGATGAATTACTGGAAGCATGGACGCAAGCTTATAATGAACTGGCTCATAGTATGATTTCAATCGAAACTGAAATGTATCAATCTACCCTACAAAAAGAAGGTGGATGGAAAGGCTGGCGCACATTTATTATTGCAGATATTGTAGAGGAAAGCAGCGAAATTAAATCATTTTATCTTAAACCTAAAGATGCTCAACCCATTGCTGGTTATCTTCCCGGACAGTACATATCTGTAAAAACATTTATTCCGGAACTCGGACACGAACAGCCCAGACAGTACAGTTTATCATCTGCATTCAATTCTGATTATTACAGAATATCTGTAAAAATTGAAAAAAGTGAGCAAGCTCCGGATGGTGCAGTATCCAATCTTTTGCATTCTAAACATATCGGTGATCAAATAGAAGTAAGTGCACCTTCAGGAATATTCCATTTAAATCCTGCTTCAGAAGATCCATTGGTACTGATAAGCGGAGGCGTAGGTGCTACCCCACTTTTAAGCATGTTGGAGACGAACAAAAATAATCTTCAAAAAAATACAATTGTATGGCTACATAGCTGCCGGGATGAAAAGGTACATGCTTTTAAAGACCATGTAGAACAATTAAACAAAAATAACCAGTGGCTTACCACCCATATTTTCTATGAAAACACTGGTAAAGAGGATGCCCGTTCCATAAGAAAAGGGAGAATTAACCTTCATGAAATCAAAGAAGAAATTCTTATTGACAAGGCAAAATACTATATTTGTGGACCCGAAGCATTTATTAAAGTGCAGTATAATTCTTTGATGCAACTGGGTATTGCCAAAGAAGATATTCTTTACGAAGAATTCGGACCTCAGCTCCTTCATCTAAATTAACGATCAATGAAATTGAACCACTTTACCGACTATAGTTTGCGTGTCTTAATCTATTTAAACAAAAAAAATAAGACCACTTCATGTTCTTTGGATGAATTATCTGAAAAACTGAATATTCTGCGCAATCACCTTATTAAAGTGGTTCAGTTTTTATCGCAAAAAGAATTGGTGATTACCAAAAGAGGGAAAAATGGAGGGATAATAATTTCCGACAAAGCAAGAGAAACAGGGCTCGGTAGCCTTATCCATTTATTAGAACAGGATGACAGCCCGATTATCAACTGTCATTCCAAACCTTGTGTTTTCATGTCTTACAACTGCCAATTAAAATCATTTTTAGACACAGCCTATCAGGCCTTTATAGACAGTATGAACAAGCATTATCTATCAGATCTGGTTTTTAATAATTGGGAAATTATTTTCAGTAACCAACATACTAGAACGAAACCGTCTGCTTAGCCTCTTTGTTCCTAACCTTCGTACATGTAAGTAGTCAGATAATGCAACTCTGGCTTGCTCCCATCTTTAGATTCAGCTTCTGCCTGCTCTAAAGAATATTGTGAAGTGATTTCTTTTCTCTGAAATACAAACGAATTATTAGCATTTTTATCAACCACATCATTAAAGATATGCTCAATCTCTGAATTAGCTAGAGATGCAAAACTAATATCTTCAAAACCATACATCAATCTCAAATCATCAAATTGCGAAAACTCATGATCTACAAAGCTTTGAAGTTGCGATTTAGAATCAAAATTTCCAGCCCAGATATTGTAAGCGTATTTCTTCTTTTTCGGTTTATCTAAAATACTCTGATAAACAAAGTTCTCCCCAAGATAAGCTTCTCTTACCTGTGGGTCATTTGCCAACTCTTCAGGAAGACCTTCTTTAAGAATTCTTCCTTCAAACATAATGTAAGTTTTATTAGTAATGGCAAGTGTCTGCTGAACATTATGATCGGTAATTAAAATCCCGATATTCTTATCCACCAGGCTTCTCACAATTTTCTGGATATCTTCCACAGCAATTGGGTCTACCCCCGCAAAAGGCTCATCCAGAAGAATAAAGTTCGGACTTGTCGCCAGACATCTTGCAATTTCTGTTCTCCGTCTTTCACCACCCGAAAGAAGATCTCCCCTGTTTTTACGAACATGCTGCAATGAAAACTCTTCCACAAGCTCGTCGCATTTTATCTGCTGTTCACGTTTTGAAAGATTGGTAAGCTGTAAAACCCCCATAATGTTTTCTTCTACAGAAAGTTTTCTGAACACAGAAGCTTCCTGAGCAAGGTAACCGATTCCTTTTTGAGCTCTGCGGTACATCGCATCTGTTGTTATTTCCTGTTTATCCAGGAAAATTTTCCCTGAAGTAGGCTTAACCAATCCTACGATCATATAAAATGAAGTGGTTTTACCCGCCCCGTTAGGACCTAGCAAACCAACAATTTCTCCCTGTTGTACCTGTACTGAAACGCCTTTAACAACTTTTTTCGGACCGTATTCTTTGATTAAGTTTTCTCCTCGTAAAATCATAGTCGCAAAGATATAAATTTGTTTTAAGTTATGATTTTGTAACTACTCATATTTTCGTTCGACTTATGTTAAAAACAATTCACTTTATCATAAAAAATTATTAAAATGGAAAATTACGGTTATACAAAAACAGAAAATGATCACAATCAGCAATCTGCAGTACCCTATCGTTCAGAAAAGAAAATTCCGGCAGCTTTATTAGGAATACTTGTCGGATGGCTGGCATTAAATAAATTCTATCTTGGTTACACGAAAGAAGGGATTATACAGATTATCTTAAACATTGTTACATTAGGAGCAGCTTCTCTTATTCCCTTTATCGAAGGTATTCTATATTTATTTATGAGCGACAAACAATTTGATGACACTTACGTCTATGGCAAAAAAGGTTGGCTGTAAATAGATTGTGAATGGAGGGAATATTCTATTTATTTCTATAAATTTACAGGATCAGTTACAATACAATTTTTATGGAAAATAATAAAGAGCTAACGGAACTTCTTGCGTTAGATTTAGGAATTAATCTTGTTGATCGAAGACCTTATGCTAAAGAGGTTTTCAAATGGCAGGATATGGATCTCCTTCCCCATTCTTCAACAGATACGCTGCTTTGTGAAATTTTTGAATGGAATGGCAGAAACTGGAGAACAACGGGTAATAATCTCATTGGATATTTATTCAGTGATGAAAGCTTAGCTGCCGTTAAAAACCAATTGATCAATGCTCCAAAACATCCGGCCTTAATTCCTGATTTTGAATTTACCAAAGACAGCATGATCGAATATGGTCTTTCATTACCTTCATTATTTAATATCGGTGTTAATGGAGACATCAAAAATGTCAAGAGTTTCTCAGTGCGGGTAAATGGAGTGACAAAATCCAGAATCACGAATATTGATTCTCCAGGAATTGAAATTTTAAAAAATTATTCGATTTTTACCGATGATCAAACCAAAGTGTACAGAAGAAATATAAAATTTAATTATCTCAGTACTTCATTATTTTATGCTGAGAGTGTAGAAATATTTCTGGAAAAAGAATCATCAGTGGGATTAGACGTAAGTTTTCAGACACAGGATGTAGAGGTAGAAGCTAAATTAGATACAGACACCAAAAAACATTTTGTATTAAAATATTCGGGTAACCAGGCTCCCTTCGCCGCGAAATTTACAAAAGGAAAAGATTTCAATATTATGTAATCAGTTTTTAATGTTTTTAGTTATCAAAACATTAAAATGCCTGCTTCAGATAAATAAAAAACACCTCATATGAGGTGTTTTTTATTTATTATATTACTTTTTTATTTATTTAAAAGAATCGCTGCTTCTTTTGCAAAGTAAGTAAAGATCATATCAGCTCCGGCTCTTTTAAAGCATGTCAAACTTTCAATGATCGTTTTATCATTGTCTAGCCAACCATTCTGAGCCGCGGCTTTCACCATGGCATACTCTCCGCTTACGTTATAAACAGCAATTGGAAGATCTATTGCTTCTCTAACCTTAGACACAATATCCAGATATGGAAGTCCCGGTTTAATCATAATAATATCTGCACCTTCATCAATATCCTTAAATACCTCATTTAAAGCTTCGCGTGAATTATGAAAATCCATCTGATATGTCTTCTTATCTGTTGGGATTTCTACATTATCTTTTGGTGCACTATCTAAAGCACTTCTAAAAGGTCCATAGAAAGAACTTGCATATTTTGCAGCATAACTTACAATTCCTACATCAGTAAAACCACTTTCTTCCAATGCCTCACGGATTCCTAAAATTCTACCGTCCATCATATCACTTGGTGCCACGATGTCAGCTCCTGCTTCTGCATGGGATACAGACATTCTTGCCAATGCATCAACGGTAGCATCATTTATGATTTTTCCATTTTCTATGATCCCATCATGTCCGTAAATGGAGTAAGGATCTAAAGCCACATCAGGCATTACGATCATTTCCGGAAGAGCATCTTTTATTGCCCTGATTGTATTTTGCATCAAACCATCTTTATTCCATGCCTCTTTTCCAGTATTATCTTTCAGATGATCAGAAACTTTCATATACAAATTCACAGATTTCACGCCAAGCGAAAATAGTTCCCGACATTCTTTTACTGTTAAATCGATACTGCGCCTAAAAATTCCAGGCATCGATGCAATTGGTTCTTCCTTGTTTTCACCCTCCATTACGAAGATTGGCATTACGAAATCATTAGTTGTAAGCACATTTTCTCTTACTAAACTTCTCATTGATTCATTAACTCTTAGCCTTCTATTTCTTGAATGTATCATTTTGGAATACTTTTTGAATAAGTTTAATGCAAATTTACTACAAGTTAAATGAAAAAATATGTTGGAGAGTGGTAGATTTTTTATATTTTTGTTTTATAAATACTTGAGAAATTATATTTTGATGAAAAAACTTTTACTTTTATTTCTTTTCGTAGGCACTTTTGTTGGATTTTCCAGCAATGTAAAAGCTCAACTAAGGGAGCCGGGTTCCATCTCACAAAAATCTGATGATGGAGTTTTTATTGCCTATCCAAATCCTGCTAAGGATTTCCTTATCATTAGGGCAAAAGATCCTTCTTTAAAGGTCAAAAATGTTACATTCTACTCTATATTAGGTACACAGGTTGCCACATATGCTGTTAATATGAATTCGGGAGAAATCAATATTGAAAAATTGAAACCGGGTAAGTATTTAATTCGTTATATCTTAAGTGACAACACACAAAAAGTTACCCAAATAGTAAAACAATAAAATTAAATCCTGATAATCATCAGGATTTTTTCTTTTACGTTAGTTGCCCTGTAATTATTCCGTAACTTTCGGAACATTTTCATACTAATTGTAAAAAACAATTTAATGCTAAAAGCTGAACATATTACTAAAACCTACAATGCAGGAAAAAAGACAGCATTGGATGATTTTAGCATACATGTCCCAAAAGGGAGTATTTATGGTCTTCTAGGGCCTAACGGAGCCGGAAAAACATCATTTATCCGCATTATCAATCAGATTACGCAAGCAGATTCCGGAGATATATTCATCAATGGAGAAAAGCTAAACCCCAATCACATTAAAAATATTGGATACATGCCTGAAGAAAGAGGTTTGTATAAAAACATGAGTGTGGGAGATCAGATCCTTTATTTTGGAGAGCTCAAGGGAATGAGCAAAAACGATGCTCTGAGTGAGGCTAAAAAATGGTTTGAAAAGCTTAATATTGATCAATGGTGGAAGAAAAAGCTTTCAGAACTTTCAAAAGGGATGGCACAAAAGATTCAATTTGTAGTGACTGTTCTTCACAGACCTCATCTTCTGATTCTCGATGAACCCTTTTCCGGATTTGATCCTGTAAACGCCAATCTTATAAAAGATCAGATTATAGATCTTAAGAATAATGGAACTACGATTATTTTATCCACCCACAGAATGGAAAGCGTGGAAGAAATGTGTGATTATGTAGCCCTGATTGATAATTCAAAAAAAATCCTTGATGGAAGAGTTTTTGACGTTAGGGAAAAGTTTAAGAAAAACATTTTTGGAATTACTCTTTCTGAGGTAAATGATCCTAGCTTTGAAACTTTCAAAGAAAAATATGAGGTTTTTAATTTTTCAAATGAAAATAATCTTATCTCGTTTGATCTAAAAAATGAAAGTGATCAGAATAACATTCTTTTGGATTTAGTACATGTGGGAAAGGTAAGATCATTTGATGAAAGAATTCCAAGCATGAATGAAGTATTTATTAACGCAGTAGGTCACCATTCTTAATTTTATGAATAATATTTTTTTAATTACAAAAAGGGAATTCCTTACACAGGTTAAGAAGAAATCCTTCATTATATTAACTTTACTGGCTCCTGTTATGATTATTGCCTTTGGGGCAGTGATTGGATTAATGTTTAAAGCCAATGAATCACATAATGTTATTGAAGTCGTTGATAGAAGCGGTCTTTTTAAAGATAAACTACCGTCAGATTCTAAACTGAACTATGTCTTTATTCCTGCTGCTGAAGAGAAATCAAAAGTCAGTACATTAAAAGGAAACGAATCTTTGGATGGCATCCTTATTTTACCTGAATTAAACAGTCATAATTTTGATGATCTTGAAAAAAATACAAGACTGATTATTAACAGTAAGATTGGTTTTGATACCAAACAACGTATCATTTCTGATATTTCAAATGTTATTAAAAAGGAAAAGATCAAAGAACTAGGCATTGCTGAAGTTCAGCTTAATAATCTGGATAAAAGCTTTACTTTAAAAACCATTAACGTCTCTGAGAATAATAAGGAAGACTCTGATCTGACTTTTGGAGTAAAAAGTGGCTTAAGTATGGTTTTAATGTACGTCACATTCATGTTTATAATCATCTACGGGGTTAGAGTGATGAGAAGTGTTCTGGAAGAAAAGAATAACCGTGTGGTTGAAATTATCATTTCTTCTGTAAAACCATTTGAATTGATGATGGGAAAAATTTTAGGGGTAACAATGGTTGCTTTAACGCAGTTCATTATATGGATCACCATGTCTGTTATTGGAGCATTGATTCTGAATACAGGCTTCTCATCCATCCAAAAAAATATTCCCGGTGGAAATGAGGGCATAGCAAGTAAACTGGATGTTGCACAAATTGCGACCCAGGTTTCTCACAGTCTGTTGGAACTTAATTTTCCGTTAATTATTTTTGTATTTATTGTGTTTTTCCTTCTTGGATATATCTTTTACAGCTCCGTATACGCAGCTATTGGTTCTGCTGTTGACAATGAAACAGAAACACAGCAATTTACTTTATTTGCGATATTACCGCTAACCTTAGGCATGTATGGAAGCTTCTCACTAATGAACAATCCTGATGGACCTCTTGGTTTTTGGTTATCAATGATCCCCTTTACTTCTCCTGTGGCAATGATTGCAAGAATTCCTTTCGGCGTACCAGCATGGCAAATAGCATTATCTATAACATTACTGGTGCTGACTACTATTTTTATGATATTTTTGGCCGGAAAGATTTACCGGGTAGGTATCTTAATGTATGGAAATAAGGCTACTTTAAAAGAACTTTGGAAGTGGATAAGAAATTAACACTTGAAGTATAAATAAAAAAATAAACCCTGAAACTAAGTTTTAGGGTTTATTTTTTTATTTGAATGAAATATTCTTATTGAAAGATATAACTTAAACTTACGCTAAGAACTTGTTCGGATTTACCTTTGCTTGTCCCACCAGGTTCTTTTCCAAGATTAGGATATGTATTAGAGAATCCATAGTCATATTTTACAGCTAATTCCAACTGTCTTTTATAGCTATATCCTACACCTACACCTAATCCAAAGTTAAAGCTATTTGCCTTTCCATTAACTCCAGGATATTTAGGATCAGTAACATCAGGATCGTAATAAGGTCTGCTTACAGGAGCATTTTTAACATTTTGATTCAGCAAAAAGTTAAATCGAGGTCCTATCATTCCAAAGAACTCAGATTCTGCCTCTGAAAAATATCCTTTGAAATAAAGAGGAACACTAAGGTAATTATTAGCATATACTGCATCATAACCATCTCTTCCTTTAACATCTTTATCCTTTCCTGTTTCTCCAGCACCATAGTATAATACTTCAGGCTGAATATAAAACTGATTTCCTTTTCCTACAGGTATTAGTGCTAAAGCACCAGCCTGTACAGCAAATCTGGGTCCGGAAGGGTTGTGTGCATTTTGCACTCGGGAATAGTTGCCTCCAGCTGTAATACCAAATCTTGTATTCTTGAAATTAATCTGTGCAAAAGATAAGGTAGAAAAAGCCAAAGCAGAGGCTAATAAAAATTTTTTCATATGTTTTGTTTTATAATTAAGCTAACACTTTAGCAACAGTAGCGCCAATGTCAGCAGGAGAATCTACAACGTTAATTCCGTTTTCTCTCATGATTTCCATTTTTGCCTGTGCAGTATCTTCTGCTCCACCTACGATAGCTCCTGCATGTCCCATTGTTCTTCCTTTAGGTGCAGTTTGTCCAGCGATGAAACCAACTACAGGTTTAGTAGAACCACTCGCTTTATACCATCTAGCAGCTTCAGCTTCCAATCCTCCACCAATCTCACCAATCATTACAACAGCTTCTGTTTCTGGATCGTTGATAAATAATTCTAAAGCTTCTCTTGTAGTAGTTCCAATAATTGGGTCACCACCAATACCAATAGCAGTAGAAATACCGAAACCAGCTCTTACAACCTGGTCTGCAGCTTCATAAGTAAGAGTACCAGATTTAGAAACGATACCTACTTTACCTTTTTTGAAAACAAAACCTGGCATAATACCAATTTTAGCTTCGTCTGAAGTAATAATTCCAGGACAGTTTGGACCGATTAGTCTGCAATCTCTATCTGCGATGTAAGATTTTACTTTAACCATATCCGCTACAGGGATTCCTTCAGTAATACATACGATAACTTTAATTCCAGCTTCAGCAGCTTCCATAATAGCATCAGCAGCAAATGCAGGCGGTACGAAAATAATACTTACGTTAGCTCCAGCTTTTTGAACAGCATCAGCTACAGTATTAAATACAGGCTTTCCTAAGTGCTCGCTTCCTCCTTTTCCTGGAGTAACCCCACCTACTACATTTGTTCCGTATTCAATCATCTGACCTGCATGGAAAGTACCTTCGTTCCCTGTAAATCCTTGTACAATTACTTTAGAATCTTTGTTTACTAAAATTGACATTTTATTGTTGTTTTTAATTTATTTACTATTTTATTAATGCTCACAAATTTACTTAAATTTCTTTGATTTCAGACAAAACTTTCAATTTGTTTATTTGAGATTTCTCAGCTTAACTTCTTTTTTAAGGTAGGTTTTAAAGTCTTCTGCGAACATACCAATATAGGTTCCTTTTTCCAGATCTCTGTTCACTCCGGTTTTCCCAAGTAAGATTGATCCACTCTCAATCTTGTTTCCTGAAGCAATACCAACTTGTCCCCATAATGTTACCTCATCACCGATAACACAACATCCTGCGATGCCCACTTGCGAAGCAATAAGACATTTTTTACCAATAACAGTATCATGACCGATCTGAATCTGATTATCCAGTACAGAGCCTTCTCCGATAACTGTTGAGTCAGTAACTCCCCTATCAATTGTGCAGTTATTTCCGATCTCCACATTATTTTCAATAACCACATTTCCTACAGAAATAAGACGATCAAAATTTCCATTCAGTTTGCGGTAATAAAAAGCATCTCCTCCCAAGACTGTTCCGGATTGTATAATTACATTGTCTCCAATCACTGTTCTGTCGCCAATAACAACATTTGGAAAAATAAGCGTATTCTTTCCAATCTGCACATTATTACCAATAACTGCGGAGCGATG is a window from the Chryseobacterium sp. T16E-39 genome containing:
- a CDS encoding porin family protein, with protein sequence MKKFLLASALAFSTLSFAQINFKNTRFGITAGGNYSRVQNAHNPSGPRFAVQAGALALIPVGKGNQFYIQPEVLYYGAGETGKDKDVKGRDGYDAVYANNYLSVPLYFKGYFSEAESEFFGMIGPRFNFLLNQNVKNAPVSRPYYDPDVTDPKYPGVNGKANSFNFGLGVGVGYSYKRQLELAVKYDYGFSNTYPNLGKEPGGTSKGKSEQVLSVSLSYIFQ
- a CDS encoding LpxD N-terminal domain-containing protein codes for the protein MRFHSPQKLRTIAELINSKFVGPEDFEVLGTNEIHMVKPGDIVFVNHPKYYDKALNSAATIILIDKEVECPEGKALLVSDDPFRDFNKINTHFTRIYNFTEELHDVEIGEGTKIHRSAVIGNNVQIGKNTLIFPNVVIGDRTVIGDNVIIQSGTVLGGDAFYYRKLNGNFDRLISVGNVVIENNVEIGNNCTIDRGVTDSTVIGEGSVLDNQIQIGHDTVIGKKCLIASQVGIAGCCVIGDEVTLWGQVGIASGNKIESGSILLGKTGVNRDLEKGTYIGMFAEDFKTYLKKEVKLRNLK
- a CDS encoding ABC transporter permease, with product MNNIFLITKREFLTQVKKKSFIILTLLAPVMIIAFGAVIGLMFKANESHNVIEVVDRSGLFKDKLPSDSKLNYVFIPAAEEKSKVSTLKGNESLDGILILPELNSHNFDDLEKNTRLIINSKIGFDTKQRIISDISNVIKKEKIKELGIAEVQLNNLDKSFTLKTINVSENNKEDSDLTFGVKSGLSMVLMYVTFMFIIIYGVRVMRSVLEEKNNRVVEIIISSVKPFELMMGKILGVTMVALTQFIIWITMSVIGALILNTGFSSIQKNIPGGNEGIASKLDVAQIATQVSHSLLELNFPLIIFVFIVFFLLGYIFYSSVYAAIGSAVDNETETQQFTLFAILPLTLGMYGSFSLMNNPDGPLGFWLSMIPFTSPVAMIARIPFGVPAWQIALSITLLVLTTIFMIFLAGKIYRVGILMYGNKATLKELWKWIRN
- the sucD gene encoding succinate--CoA ligase subunit alpha, coding for MSILVNKDSKVIVQGFTGNEGTFHAGQMIEYGTNVVGGVTPGKGGSEHLGKPVFNTVADAVQKAGANVSIIFVPPAFAADAIMEAAEAGIKVIVCITEGIPVADMVKVKSYIADRDCRLIGPNCPGIITSDEAKIGIMPGFVFKKGKVGIVSKSGTLTYEAADQVVRAGFGISTAIGIGGDPIIGTTTREALELFINDPETEAVVMIGEIGGGLEAEAARWYKASGSTKPVVGFIAGQTAPKGRTMGHAGAIVGGAEDTAQAKMEIMRENGINVVDSPADIGATVAKVLA
- a CDS encoding ABC transporter ATP-binding protein, encoding MLKAEHITKTYNAGKKTALDDFSIHVPKGSIYGLLGPNGAGKTSFIRIINQITQADSGDIFINGEKLNPNHIKNIGYMPEERGLYKNMSVGDQILYFGELKGMSKNDALSEAKKWFEKLNIDQWWKKKLSELSKGMAQKIQFVVTVLHRPHLLILDEPFSGFDPVNANLIKDQIIDLKNNGTTIILSTHRMESVEEMCDYVALIDNSKKILDGRVFDVREKFKKNIFGITLSEVNDPSFETFKEKYEVFNFSNENNLISFDLKNESDQNNILLDLVHVGKVRSFDERIPSMNEVFINAVGHHS